From a single Bemisia tabaci chromosome 10, PGI_BMITA_v3 genomic region:
- the LOC140225654 gene encoding homeobox protein engrailed-like — protein MLTSERTDFPRLQRQRLFEIIDTISREREMTCGVTSDPRTFRDVHSPSSTTGSDETASSVDVDNDDDDVSVGCESPPPGGKQAFGQVISTMSQSLKFSIANILRPEFGGAPLRRAPAPAAPPRTGKCSPIDLSKEAPLPAPASPAPSASPEASANENSKMWPAWVYCTRYSDRPSSGKTR, from the exons ATGCTGACGAGCGAAAGGACGGACTTCCCGCGGTTGCAGCGGCAGAGACTCTTCGAGATCATCGACACGATCTCCCGGGAGCGCGAGATGACCTGCGGCGTGACCTCCGACCCGAGGACCTTCCGCGACGTCCACAGCCCGTCCTCGACGACCGGGAGCGACGAGACTGCCAGTTCCGTCGACGTGGACAACGACGACGATGACGTGAGTGTCGGCTGCGAGTCGCCGCCCCCGGGGGGCAAGCAAGCCTTCGGCCAG GTCATCTCCACCATGAGCCAGAGCCTCAAGTTCAGCATCGCCAACATCCTCCGGCCCGAGTTCGGAGGGGCGCCCCTGCGAAGGGCGCCCGCGCCGGCGGCGCCCCCCAGGACGGGCAAGTGCTCGCCCATCGACCTCTCCAAAgaggcgcccctgccggcgccGGCTTCGCCGGCGCCCTCGGCCTCCCCGGAGGCCTCCGCCAATGAGAACTCGAAGATGTGGCCCGCTTGGGTCTACTGCACCCGCTATTCCGACAGACCCTCCTCAGGTAAGACTCGTTAG